The following coding sequences are from one Chloracidobacterium sp. window:
- a CDS encoding TetR/AcrR family transcriptional regulator, producing the protein MTSAPPTITADALHDAAPRRMSGEDRRRQIVRIAMRRFSEKGFNGVTTKEIAAEAGVSEAIIFRHFATKQDLYAAILDQKMKDADAAAFWTRMRELAACRDDRRFFETIMQHVIERHRADYSFQRLLFFSALEGHELSEMFFRLYVRDIFDFLGDYIETRIREGAFREVNPQVAARSLFAMPFLQTMFEQLHGDQTVTGSPEALARAYAAIFLDGIRRPATPTTSTTPSPTDKL; encoded by the coding sequence ATGACCAGCGCCCCGCCGACCATCACCGCTGACGCGCTCCACGACGCCGCACCCCGCCGCATGTCGGGGGAAGACCGGCGACGGCAAATTGTCCGCATTGCTATGCGGCGGTTCTCTGAAAAAGGCTTTAACGGCGTCACCACCAAGGAAATCGCCGCCGAAGCCGGCGTCAGCGAAGCGATTATCTTCCGGCATTTCGCCACCAAGCAGGACCTTTACGCCGCTATCCTTGACCAAAAGATGAAGGACGCTGACGCGGCAGCCTTCTGGACGCGCATGCGCGAGTTAGCCGCTTGCCGCGACGACCGGCGGTTTTTTGAAACCATCATGCAGCATGTCATCGAGCGCCACCGCGCCGATTACTCCTTCCAACGCCTGCTGTTTTTTAGCGCGCTCGAAGGCCATGAACTCTCTGAGATGTTTTTCCGCCTCTACGTGCGGGACATTTTTGATTTTCTGGGCGATTACATTGAAACCCGCATCCGTGAGGGCGCATTTCGGGAAGTGAATCCGCAGGTGGCGGCGCGGTCACTCTTCGCTATGCCGTTCCTTCAAACCATGTTTGAGCAACTCCACGGCGACCAGACCGTAACCGGCTCGCCGGAGGCGCTGGCGCGCGCTTACGCCGCAATCTTCCTTGACGGCATACGGCGGCCGGCGACGCCAACCACATCCACCACCCCTTCCCCAACGGACAAGCTATGA